In a single window of the Leptospiraceae bacterium genome:
- a CDS encoding 16S rRNA (uracil(1498)-N(3))-methyltransferase — MDEQHEPSILKGKDNLEMLFFRPNETYKNEITLTKEEIEHLRSLRMNDIEKEIEVRDGLGNSYIFQVGAKSKSGKLLEKRTTVLSERKIGVASAIPKAQRLDFLLQKSTEIGITDFYFINFFQSERRDLNTERCNKIILEACSQSKRHSIPSIKLYNSLENFLKEHENVLLLNPDALQPLSENANWNLIPVIGPEGGFRKEELEMLENAKAKSYSLGTNILRIETAHIFMTSLLSFQTLG; from the coding sequence ATGGACGAACAGCATGAGCCGAGTATCCTAAAAGGAAAAGACAACTTAGAAATGCTTTTTTTTAGACCCAATGAAACATATAAAAATGAAATCACTCTTACAAAAGAAGAGATTGAGCATCTTCGTAGTCTACGTATGAATGATATAGAGAAAGAAATTGAAGTAAGAGATGGACTTGGAAATTCTTATATTTTCCAAGTAGGGGCTAAGAGCAAATCTGGCAAATTACTTGAAAAGCGAACGACTGTTTTGTCCGAGCGCAAAATAGGAGTTGCCTCTGCAATTCCAAAAGCACAACGGCTAGATTTTCTATTACAAAAAAGCACTGAGATTGGAATTACTGATTTTTATTTTATTAATTTCTTTCAATCTGAAAGGCGCGATTTGAATACTGAGCGGTGTAATAAGATTATCCTCGAAGCCTGCTCTCAATCCAAACGTCATTCCATTCCAAGTATCAAGCTTTACAATTCATTGGAAAATTTCTTAAAAGAGCATGAGAATGTTCTACTTCTAAATCCTGATGCCTTACAGCCATTATCCGAGAATGCGAATTGGAATTTAATTCCAGTCATCGGTCCGGAAGGCGGATTTAGAAAAGAAGAATTAGAAATGCTCGAAAATGCAAAAGCAAAATCCTATTCTCTCGGCACAAATATCTTACGAATCGAAACCGCCCATATATTCATGACAAGTCTATTGAGTTTCCAAACACTGGGATAA
- a CDS encoding FecR domain-containing protein produces the protein MKRILLILCILFSFVFLSDCKDKKKENKSLQAGIVTFSKGDVKLLSKDGKEKKIQKDMFFFKDDIIVTGKDGIVDIQLADGVVIRIKQNSKLKLQDIIVGDNGNTINAKLALEAGKVFAKTDKKLGADSSFKISTPTFTAGIRGTEFIVEDSEGKDQTLVSDGSVAVDTLDESGNPSGKESVIEKGKKGVVEKDSIKSQDLSPEELAELKEDSQTISSITEDAKKRMEEIIRGVDDQKQINRDTLEEQMQKNSTELNDLKDKNQQLLDEQKQKNKDLINETTGKTNEQKSEIKDKTKAQTDEVKGKGNSELEEMKNKNKIDKSQFGPK, from the coding sequence ATGAAACGCATACTATTGATTTTGTGCATACTATTTAGTTTTGTTTTTTTGTCAGATTGCAAAGACAAAAAGAAAGAAAACAAAAGCTTGCAGGCTGGAATTGTTACCTTTAGCAAAGGGGACGTTAAGTTATTATCTAAAGATGGAAAAGAAAAAAAAATCCAGAAGGATATGTTCTTCTTTAAAGATGATATTATTGTGACAGGTAAAGACGGAATCGTTGATATTCAATTAGCCGATGGAGTGGTCATTCGAATTAAACAAAATTCAAAACTAAAATTACAGGACATTATAGTAGGGGATAATGGCAACACAATCAATGCAAAGCTTGCACTAGAAGCAGGAAAAGTATTTGCTAAGACAGATAAAAAATTAGGAGCCGACAGTTCTTTTAAAATATCGACACCTACATTTACAGCTGGAATTCGTGGAACTGAATTTATAGTAGAAGATTCCGAAGGCAAAGATCAAACCCTTGTATCCGATGGCTCCGTCGCTGTAGATACGCTCGATGAAAGTGGAAATCCTTCTGGAAAAGAATCAGTGATCGAAAAAGGAAAAAAAGGTGTAGTTGAAAAGGACTCCATTAAGAGTCAAGATTTGTCACCAGAAGAATTAGCTGAACTAAAGGAAGATTCCCAAACGATTTCTTCTATCACGGAAGATGCCAAGAAGAGAATGGAAGAGATTATCCGCGGAGTAGACGATCAAAAACAAATCAATCGTGATACTCTCGAAGAGCAAATGCAAAAGAATTCCACTGAACTCAATGATTTAAAAGACAAAAATCAACAACTCCTAGATGAACAAAAACAAAAAAACAAAGATCTCATCAATGAAACAACAGGCAAGACAAACGAACAAAAGAGCGAGATCAAAGATAAAACAAAAGCACAAACCGATGAAGTAAAAGGCAAAGGCAATAGCGAACTCGAAGAGATGAAGAACAAAAATAAAATCGACAAGAGTCAGTTTGGTCCAAAATAA